From one Botrytis cinerea B05.10 chromosome 7, complete sequence genomic stretch:
- the Bcmdj1 gene encoding Bcmdj1 produces MKTGTTSLLSKAANPSRILYSTPASRHCTLKRDDHKPSQTRSLSTIRASRGRCRSSQNDLSLNTIQRRSFHASTRNQATKNPYDVLGVDNGASASAIKKAYYGLAKKFHPDTNKDPNAKDKFAEAQSAYELLTDPQKKAAWDQYGSAAFDQGAGPGPGADPFGGAGGFGGFGGGSGGFPGGGFGADFNFEDLFKGFTGGKRGRGGGRNPFQEEILVGDSIEVQTNISFMEAAKGTSKTISISPLSTCKTCTGNGMKSGTKRSACKSCGGTGTRVHSMGGFQMASTCSACGGQGMSIPPGGECKTCSGNGVVRERKTINVDIPGGIEDGMRLRLDREGDAPATGQAANPNSPSQPGDLYVLVRVATDPKFSRSGSNILYTATIPFTTALLGGEVKIPTLDGDVSVKVATGTGTGDKITLGGMGMKKLEGRRGGNGDLKVEFKVNMPKYLSANQRTIVEMLADEMDDKTAKRIMNVGRSSSSS; encoded by the exons ATGAAGACAGGAACAACGAGCCTTCTCTCAAAGGCGGCCAATCCATctcgaattttatattccaCACCAGCCAGCCGTCATTGCACATTGAAAAGAGATGACCATAAGCCATCTCAAACACGGAGTCTTTCAACAATACGCGCATCGAGAGGAAGATGTAGATCTTCTCAGAATGACCTATCATTGAACACAATACAGCGACGA TCTTTTCATGCATCAACAAGGAACCAAGCTACGAAGAATCCATATGATGTTCTCGGAGTTGACAATGGCGCTTCCGCTTCAGCTATTAAGAAAGCATATTATGGTCTTGCCAAAAAGTTCCATCCAGACACCAATAAAGATCCAAATGCTAAGGATAAATTTGCGGAAGCGCAATCTGCCTATGAACTTTTAACCGATCCACAGAAAAAGGCAGCTTGGGATCAGTATGGATCTGCAGCATTCGACCAAGGAGCAGGACCCGGACCTGGTGCTGATCCATTCGGCGGTGCGGGgggttttgggggttttgggGGTGGATCTGGTGGTTTCCCAGGTGGAGGATTTGGAGCcgatttcaattttgaagatttgtttAAAGGTTTCACTGGAGGCAAAAGGGGTAGAGGTGGTGGACGTAATCCGTTTCAAGAAGAAATACTTGTGGGAGACAGTATTGAGGTTCAAACAAACATCTCGTTCATGGAAGCGGCAAAAGGGACCAGCAAAACCATCAGCATATCTCCGTTATCTACTTGTAAAACATGTACTGGAAACGGTATGAAATCTGGGACGAAGCGATCGGCGTGTAAGTCTTGTGGGGGAACCGGTACTCGCGTGCATTCCATGGGTGGTTTTCAAATGGCTTCAACATGTAGCGCCTGTGGTGGCCAAGGAATGTCGATTCCACCGGGAGGAGAATGTAAGACATGTTCTGGAAATGGCGTTGTGCGTGAGCGGAAAACGATCAACGTTGACATACCAGGAGGTATTGAGGATGGTATGCGATTGAGGTTAGATAGGGAAGGTGATGCTCCAGCTACTGGTCAGGCTGCAAACCCCAATAGCCCTTCACAACCTGGCGATCTCTATGTACTCGTTCGAGTAGCCACAGATCCAAAATTCAGTCGCTCTGGGTCCAACATCCTGTACACCGCAACAATCCCTTTTACAACTGCATTACTTGGAGGTGAGGTAAAGATACCGACCTTGGACGGAGATGTCAGTGTTAAGGTGGCAACTGGAACCGGCACTGGAGACAAGATTACTTTAGGGGGCATGGGAATGAAGAAGTTGGAAGGACGCAGAGGAGGAAATGGCGACCTCAAAGTTGAATTTAAGGTCAACATGCCCAAATACTTGAGTGCTAACCAGCGAACAATTGTGGAAATGCTTGCCGACGAGATGGACGATAAGACGGCGAAGCGTATTATGAATGTTGGCCGTTCCTCAAGTTCTTCGTAA
- the Bcmdj1 gene encoding Bcmdj1: MKTGTTSLLSKAANPSRILYSTPASRHCTLKRDDHKPSQTRSLSTIRASRGRCRSSQNDLSLNTIQRRSFHASTRNQATKNPYDVLGVDNGASASAIKKAYYGLAKKFHPDTNKDPNAKDKFAEAQSAYELLTDPQKKAAWDQYGSAAFDQGAGPGPGADPFGGAGGFGGFGGGSGGFPGGGFGADFNFEDLFKGFTGGKRGRGGGRNPFQEEILVGDSIEVQTNISFMEAAKGTSKTISISPLSTCKTCTGNGMKSGTKRSACKSCGGTGTRVHSMGGFQMASTCSACGGQGMSIPPGGECKTCSGNGVVRERKTINVDIPGGIEDGMRLRLDREGDAPATGQAANPNSPSQPGDLYVLVRVATDPKFSRSGSNILYTATIPFTTALLGGEVKIPTLDGDVSVKVATGTGTGDKITLGGMGMKKLEGRRGGNGDLKVEFKVNMPKYLSANQRTIVEMLADEMDDKTAKRIMNVGRSSSSSSSSPSNTEENNKQEGFLKSVWHKFTDGANLPNEGDKEDDSKKK, translated from the exons ATGAAGACAGGAACAACGAGCCTTCTCTCAAAGGCGGCCAATCCATctcgaattttatattccaCACCAGCCAGCCGTCATTGCACATTGAAAAGAGATGACCATAAGCCATCTCAAACACGGAGTCTTTCAACAATACGCGCATCGAGAGGAAGATGTAGATCTTCTCAGAATGACCTATCATTGAACACAATACAGCGACGA TCTTTTCATGCATCAACAAGGAACCAAGCTACGAAGAATCCATATGATGTTCTCGGAGTTGACAATGGCGCTTCCGCTTCAGCTATTAAGAAAGCATATTATGGTCTTGCCAAAAAGTTCCATCCAGACACCAATAAAGATCCAAATGCTAAGGATAAATTTGCGGAAGCGCAATCTGCCTATGAACTTTTAACCGATCCACAGAAAAAGGCAGCTTGGGATCAGTATGGATCTGCAGCATTCGACCAAGGAGCAGGACCCGGACCTGGTGCTGATCCATTCGGCGGTGCGGGgggttttgggggttttgggGGTGGATCTGGTGGTTTCCCAGGTGGAGGATTTGGAGCcgatttcaattttgaagatttgtttAAAGGTTTCACTGGAGGCAAAAGGGGTAGAGGTGGTGGACGTAATCCGTTTCAAGAAGAAATACTTGTGGGAGACAGTATTGAGGTTCAAACAAACATCTCGTTCATGGAAGCGGCAAAAGGGACCAGCAAAACCATCAGCATATCTCCGTTATCTACTTGTAAAACATGTACTGGAAACGGTATGAAATCTGGGACGAAGCGATCGGCGTGTAAGTCTTGTGGGGGAACCGGTACTCGCGTGCATTCCATGGGTGGTTTTCAAATGGCTTCAACATGTAGCGCCTGTGGTGGCCAAGGAATGTCGATTCCACCGGGAGGAGAATGTAAGACATGTTCTGGAAATGGCGTTGTGCGTGAGCGGAAAACGATCAACGTTGACATACCAGGAGGTATTGAGGATGGTATGCGATTGAGGTTAGATAGGGAAGGTGATGCTCCAGCTACTGGTCAGGCTGCAAACCCCAATAGCCCTTCACAACCTGGCGATCTCTATGTACTCGTTCGAGTAGCCACAGATCCAAAATTCAGTCGCTCTGGGTCCAACATCCTGTACACCGCAACAATCCCTTTTACAACTGCATTACTTGGAGGTGAGGTAAAGATACCGACCTTGGACGGAGATGTCAGTGTTAAGGTGGCAACTGGAACCGGCACTGGAGACAAGATTACTTTAGGGGGCATGGGAATGAAGAAGTTGGAAGGACGCAGAGGAGGAAATGGCGACCTCAAAGTTGAATTTAAGGTCAACATGCCCAAATACTTGAGTGCTAACCAGCGAACAATTGTGGAAATGCTTGCCGACGAGATGGACGATAAGACGGCGAAGCGTATTATGAATGTTGGCCGTTCCTCAAGTTCTTC GTCATCCTCCCCATCAAATACCGAAGAAAACAACAAGCAAGAAGGATTTCTCAAATCCGTCTGGCACAAATTCACAGACGGTGCTAATTTGCCAAATGAAGGCGATAAAGAAGACGACTCtaagaagaaatga
- the Bcpim1 gene encoding Bcpim1 gives MLYGQNLPWRIALRNVTIKQNTEVSSTVLRRTIRQYHGRSAPSSVSLRSPSFRSGLGGVARFSTSPAVRKDVPKDLFNQAEIASAEEKKEKKSKAKTESVEEVSGEKEIETKSKTGEATSSGSNTSSGSAADGKGSSAGGAGDSGNNDGGKKGRKGASEKALQKTMVPEVYPQVMAIPITKRPLFPGFYKAVTVRDPNVVAAIQDMMKRGQPYIGAFLFKDDNMDKDVIENIDDVHDVGVFAQITSAFPVHGDDSALTAVLYPHRRIKMSALISPERENTDAKKTESTQAEPPVPEIIPAKSTKEEPSEKKGDVVASFEEGTVTQKTSDRPVLPYEPISFLRKYPVSLANVENLTEESYDPKSPIIRAVTNEIVNVFKEVATLNSLFRDQISTFSMSQSSGNVMSEPGKLADFAAAVSAGEVSELQDVLETLNIEERLQKGLTVLKKELMNAQLQSKISKDVENKIQKRQREYYLMEQLKGIRRELGIESDGKDKLVEKFKEKAAKLAMPEVVRKVFDEEINKLAHLEPAASEFNVTRNYLDWLTQIPWGQRSAENFGINNAMTVLDEDHHGLKDVKDRILEFIAVGKLRGTVEGKILCFVGPPGVGKTSIGKSIARALNRQYYRFSVGGLTDVAEIKGHRRTYVGALPGRIIQALKKCQTENPLILIDEIDKIGRGHQGDPASALLELLDPEQNTSFLDHYLDVPVDLSKVLFVCTANMTDTIPRPLLDRMEMIELSGYVADEKMAIAERYLGPAAKELAGLKEVDVNLSKEAIEELIKSYCRESGVRNLKKQIEKVYRKSALKIVQDLGESVLPEEEALTEEGKAALEESKKDETDVKETPETIEKETTEVPRVSLKVPDDVHVTIGKDNLKDYVGPPVFTSDRLYDVTPPGVAMGLAWTQMGGAALYVESILESALSPSSTPGLATTGNLQAVMKESTTIAYSFAKSVMAKNFPDNHFFDKAKLHLHCPEGAVPKDGPSAGITMATSLLSLALDRPLDPTIAMTGELTVTGKVLRIGGLREKTVAARRAGSKMIIFPDDNMSDWLELPANIKDGIEGKPAKWYSDVFDLVFPNLDKEAANGLWKDRLVKKKGEKDGDEE, from the exons ATGCTTTACGGCCAAAACCTACCGTGGCGGATTGCGCTTCGAAATGTAACCATTAAACAAAATACCGAAGTTTCAAGTACGGTTTTGAGGAGGACAATCAGACAGTATCATGGCAGATCCGCACCGTCGTCGGTCTCTTTACGATCTCCTTCCTTTCGTTCAGGCCTTGGTGGCGTCGCAAGGTTTTCAACATCTCCTGCTGTACGAAAAGATGTCCCGAAAGACTTGTTCAATCAAGCAGAAATAGCATCTgcggaggagaagaaggagaagaagtcaAAGGCTAAGACTGAATCAGTCGAGGAAGTCAGTGGCGAGAAGGAAATAGAAACCAAGAGCAAGACAGGCGAAGCAACATCTTCTGGCAGTAATACTTCTTCTGGGAGTGCGGCTGATGGGAAAGGAAGTAGTGCTGGCGGCGCAGGAGATTCTGGCAATAATGATGGCGGAAAGAAAGGTCGCAAAGGAGCTTCGGAAAAGGCTCTACAAAAAACTATGGTTCCAGAAGTATATCCACAAGTGATGGCAATTCCAATCACCAAGAGACCTCTATTCCCTGGATTCTACAAGGCTGTCACTGTGCGAGATCCCAATGTTGTAGCTGCTATTCAGGATATGATGAAGAGGGGCCAGCCATACATTGGAGCTTTCTTATTCAAGGACGACAATATGGATAAAGATGTCATTGAGAACATAGATGACGTACATGATGTAGGAGTTTTCGCACAAATTACTAGCGCTTTTCCCGTTCACGGGGATGATTCAGCTCTGACTGCGGTACTTTATCCACATCGTCGAATTAAGATGTCTGCTCTCATCAGTCCTGAGCGTGAGAACACTGATGCAAAGAAGACCGAAAGCACGCAAGCTGAACCACCTGTTCCCGAGATCATACCCGCAAAATCTACAAAGGAGGAACCTTCTGAAAAGAAGGGTGATGTTGTAGCTAGTTTCGAAGAAGGAACGGTGACGCAGAAAACTTCAGACCGACCCGTGTTGCCGTACGAGCCAATATCGTTCTTGCGCAAATACCCCGTCAGTCTGGCAAACGTGGAGAATCTGACCGAAGAGTCGTATGATCCTAAAAGCCCTATAATCCGTGCCGTTACAAATGAAATTGTCAATGTGTTCAAGGAGGTGGCAACTCTCAACAGTCTCTTCCGAGATCAAATTTCCACATTTTCAATGAGTCAGTCATCGGGCAATGTTATGTCAGAGCCTGGGAAACTTGCAGACTTTGCTGCAGCTGTCTCTGCTGGTGAAGTCTCCGAGCTTCAAGATGTGCTTGAGACTCTCAATATTGAGGAGAGATTACAAAAGGGTTTGACTGTCTTGAAGAAGGAGTTAATGAATGCTCAGTTGCAATcgaaaatttcaaaagatgtTGAGAATAAGATTCAGAAGCGTCAACGTGAATACTACTTGATGGAACAATTGAAGGGTATTCGTAGAGAGCTTGGTATTGAGTCTGATGGTAAAGATAAGCTGGTTGAGAAATTCAAGGAGAAGGCAGCCAAGCTTGCGATGCCGGAAGTAGTCAGGAAAGTTTtcgatgaagaaatcaacaAACTAGCACATCTTGAACCAGCTGCGTCTGAGTTCAATGTCACGAGAAATTACTTGGATTGGTTGACACAAATCCCATGGGGTCAACGCAGTGCAGAAAACTTCGGAATCAACAATGCTATGACTGTGCTTGACGAAGATCACCATGGTTTGAAGGATGTGAAAGATCGCATTTTGGAATTTATCGCGGTTGGTAAACTGAGAGGTACCGTAGAGGGTAAAATCTTATGCTTCGTTGGTCCTCCTGGTGTCGGTAAGACAAGTATTGGTAAGAGTATTGCCAGAGCTCTTAACCGTCAATACTACAGATTTAGTGTGGGAGGTCTCACAGATGTTGCGGAAATCAAGGGTCACAGAAGAACATATGTTGGAGCACTTCCTGGAAGAATCATTCAGGCGCTGAAGAAATGTCAAACTGAAAACccattgattttgattgatgagattgacAAGATTGGTAGAGGTCATCAAGGTGATCCTGCATCTGCACTTTTGGAATTACTGGATCCTGAACAAAACACTTCTTTCCTCGACCATTATCTCGATGTTCCTGTGGATCTCTCTAAAGTTCTTTTTGTCTGCACAGCCAACATGACCGATACCATTCCTCGTCCTTTACTTGATCGTATGGAGATGATTGAATTGTCAGGATACGTTGCGGATGAAAAGATGGCAATTGCGGAGCGCTATCTTGGACCCGCAGCCAAGGAATTAGCTGGTCTGAAGGAGGTTGATGTGAACCTTAGTAAAGAAGCCATTGAGGAACTCATTAAGTCATACTGCAGAGAGTCTGGAGTTAGAAACCTCAAGAAACAGATTGAAAAGGTTTACCGTAAATCTGCTTTAAAGATTGTTCAGGACCTTGGAGAGAGTGTTCTTCCTGAAGAAGAGGCCTTGACTGAAGAAGGCAAGGCAGCTCTAGAGGAATCCAAGAAAGATGAGACTGATGTTAAAGAAACGCCTGAAACGATTGAAAAGGAGACTACTGAGGTACCTCGAGTTAGTCTTAAGGTTCCTGATGATGTACACGTCACCATTGGAAAGGATAACCTTAAGGATTACGTGGGTCCACCAGTCTTCACCTCGGATCGTCTATATGATGTTACACCTCCTGGTGTCGCAATGGGTCTGGCCTGGACACAAATGGGTGGTGCCGCATTATACGTTGAATCCATTCTCGAAAGTGCCTTATCCCCTTCCTCCACCCCTGGTCTCGCTACCACTGGTAATCTCCAAGCTGTCATGAAAGAATCCACCACGATCGCGTATTCCTTTGCCAAATCAGTCATGGCCAAAAACTTCCCCGATAATCACTTCTTCGATAAGGCGAAATTGCATCTTCATTGTCCTGAGGGAGCGGTTCCAAAAGATGGACCGAGCGCGGGTATCACGATGGCTACTTCGTTGCTTTCGCTAGCACTAGATAGACCGCTTGATCCAACGATTGCTATGACGGGTGAACTTACCGTCACGGGCAAGGTACTTAGGATTGGAGGGTTAAGGGAGAAGACAGTAGCGGCGAGAAGGGCGGGAAGCAAAATGATTATCTTCCCAGATGATAATATGAGTGATTGGTTGGAGCTTCCAGCT AACATCaaagatggaattgaaggtAAACCTGCCAAATGGTATTCGGACGTATTTGATCTCGTCTTCCCAAATCTGGATAAAGAGGCTGCAAATGGGCTTTGGAAAGATCGAttggtgaagaagaagggggaGAAGGATGGCGATGAAGAGTGA
- the Bcbro1 gene encoding Bcbro1 has product MQAPMISAPLKATNEIDWIQPLKNYIRQTYGDDPERYAEECATLNRLRQDMRGAGKDSAAGRDLLYRYYGQLELLDLRFPVDENHIKISFTWFDAFTHKATAQYSLAYEKASIIFNISAVLSCHAAHQNRSEDSGLKTAYHSFQASAGMFTYINENFLHAPSTDLSRDTVKTLIQIMLAQGQEVFLEKQIADGKKVGLLAKLASQASYLYSQALEGTQDNVNKAIFEKVWLLVVQIKANYMSSLAQYYQALADDDANSHGVAIARLQAAEISSKDASKFANSFPGNVPVNSNFTSETGTTLIEINRRHLTNVQEKLAELIKDNDYIYHQTVPAEAALTVIPKLPAAKAIPVSELYAGQDIQRITGPDIFQKIVPMSVTESASLYDEEKAKLVRAETERVETANSEMAASLDYLRLPGALQVLKGGFDQELSGGEDFRNWCDDLAGHVSPMSTFDSLKSSKEAIVSILEKSSKQLDMEESVCEKMRSKYEGEWTQQPSSRLTSTLRNDIRNYREALEEAARSDNQLYSKICQHEVDFDEMRSAGELGESDVLFQRALIQVGGKSRNAAGSPSAREGNLLDDDFDDGKKSVTDQIAKVEDILKKLNLVKRERSQVLKDLKEKAHNDDISHVLILNKKGISNYENQLFQAELEKYRPHQSRLLSANHKQSSLMKELTLTFNDLLQDKRVRSEQSKYETMTRQRSSVMSKYKRIHQEYLDLQAGLEGAKQWYTEMKDTVNSLDKNVETFVNNRRSEGAQLLNQIEQDRASNANGHADRERERLRGLMERMSMDPSTSPTSSKPPRRGSNAYSNTSPSTRYPSTNFAGQYQVPTSPPPQTTTAPPARGSIPASANGGYYPQQQPQRADPYSSAPGRSSPYGQYNPSTHSRNPSQPLSPPPNQSQFPRSPPPQQTQFQQNQHPYATMAPQQQGQYVPAGYVPPPPPPGPPPLGPQQTYHQPSGSMAGHNDYGYGNSATSHQRGQSQQSASDPWAGLNAWK; this is encoded by the exons ATGCAAGCCCCGATGATATCAGCGCCTCTTAAGGCAACCAACGAAATCGACTGGATCCAGCCGTTGAAGAATTATATCAGACAGACATATGGCGACGACCCGGAACGATATGCGGAGGAATGTGCTACCTTGAACCGCTTGCGACAGGATATGCGAGGAGCAGGGAAGGACAGTGCTGCTGGAAGGGACCTACTCTACAGATATTATGGACAGCTGGAACTATTGGACCTGCGATTTCCGGTCGATGAGAATCACATCAAAATCTCCTTTACTTG GTTCGATGCGTTTACACACAAAGCCACTGCACAATACTCTCTGGCGTACGAAAAAGCTTCGATCATATTCAACATTTCTGCCGTACTTTCATGCCATGCAGCGCATCAAAACCGATCAGAGGACTCCGGTCTGAAAACCGCATATCATTCTTTCCAAGCATCCGCTGGCATGTTCACTTATATTAATGAGAACTTTCTCCATGCACCATCTACGGACTTAAGTCGAGATACAGTTAAGACTTTGATTCAGATTATGCTTGCTCAGGGCCAGGAAGTGTTTCTTGAAAAGCAAATTGCCGATGGTAAAAAGGTTGGGCTATTAGCAAAACTTGCTAGCCAAGCAAGCTATTTGTATTCTCAAGCGCTTGAAGGAACCCAGGACAACGTGAATAAGGCCATATTCGAAAAGGTCTGGCTTCTGGTGGTACAA ATCAAAGCAAATTACATGTCATCTCTGGCTCAATATTATCAGGCTCTTGCGGATGATGATGCAAATTCACATGGTGTAGCTATTGCGAGATTACAGGCAGCAGAAATATCATCTAAGGATGCCAGTAAATTTGCAAACAGTTTCCCTGGAAATGTGCCCGTCAATTCAAACTTCACTTCAGAGACAGGCACGACCTTGATAGAAATTAATAGGCGTCATCTTACCAATGTCCAGGAAAAACTTGCTGAGCTTATCAAGGATAATGACTATATCTATCACCAGACTGTTCCAGCCGAAGCGGCTCTCACTGTGATCCCAAAACTTCCTGCTGCTAAAGCGATACCAGTTAGCGAACTCTATGCTGGTCAAGATATTCAACGTATCACGGGACCTGACATCTTCCAAAAGATAGTTCCCATGTCTGTGACGGAATCAGCTAGCTTATACGACGAGGAAAAGGCTAAATTGGTACGTGCAGAGACGGAACGTGTAGAAACTGCCAACAGTGAGATGGCTGCAAGTCTTGACTATCTCAGATTACCTGGAGCGTTACAAGTTCTTAAGGGTGGTTTTGATCAAGAGCTGAGCGGGGGCGAAGATTTCAGGAACTGGTGCGATGATTTAGCTGGACATGTTTCCCCAATGTCAACCTTCGATTCTTTGAAATCTAGCAAAGAAGCTATAGTGTCAATATTGGAAAAGAGCAGCAAACAGTTGGATATGGAGGAGAGTGTTTGTGAGAAAATGCGATCAAAGTACGAAGGAGAATGGACTCAGCAACCGAGCTCTCGGCTCACATCTACACTTCGAAACGATATACGAAATTATCGAGAAGCCCTTGAGGAGGCTGCTCGCAGCGATAATCAGCTTTACTCGAAAATATGCCAGCATGAAGTTGACTTTGACGAGATGCGCTCTGCTGGTGAGCTCGGTGAGTCTGATGTGCTCTTCCAAAGAGCGTTGATTCAGGTCGGTGGAAAGTCGAGAAATGCTGCTGGAAGTCCTAGCGCACGTGAAGGAAATCTACTAGATGATGATTTCGATGATGGAAAAAAGAGTGTCACAGACCAGATAGCCAAAGTTGAGGACATACttaagaaattgaatttggtCAAGCGGGAAAGGTCACAAGTTTTAAAAGATCTTAAGGAAAAG GCGCATAACGATGACATTTCTCACGttctcatcctcaacaaAAAAGGCATCTCAAATTATGAGAATCAGCTTTTCCAAGCAGAGCTTGAGAAGTATCGACCTCATCAGAGTCGTTTATTGTCTGCGAACCACAAACAGTCTTCACTAATGAAGGAACTAACACTCACATTTAATGATCTTCTGCAAGACAAGAGAGTCCGATCCGAGCAAAGCAAATATGAGACGATGACCCGTCAACGATCATCAGTGATGTCGAAGTATAAGCGGATCCATCAAGAATATCTAGATCTACAAGCAGGTCTCGAAGGTGCTAAACAGTGGTATACCGAGATGAAGGATACTGTTAATAGTCTTGATAAGAATGTCGAGACATTTGTCAATAATCGTAGGTCAGAGGGTGCTCAGCttttaaatcaaatcgaGCAAGATCGGGCAAGCAATGCAAATGGGCATGCGGATAGGGAGCGTGAACGTCTTAGAGGATTGATGGAGCGCATGTCTATGGACCCGTCGACCTCGCCAACATCAAGCAAACCTCCTCGTAGGGGATCTAATGCATACAGTAATACATCTCCATCGACAAGGTATCCAAGTACAAACTTTGCTGGACAGTACCAGGTACCAACATCGCCGCCTCCACAAACCACGACTGCACCTCCTGCACGTGGCTCTATACCAGCCTCTGCCAATGGAGGATATTACCCTCAACAACAACCTCAGAGAGCCGACCCATACAGCTCAGCCCCCGGAAGATCTTCGCCATATGGACAATACAACCCAAGCACGCATTCGCGTAATCCCTCCCAACCCCTTTCGCCTCCACCAAACCAGAGCCAATTCCCACGTTCACCTCCGCCACAGCAAACTCAGTTTCAACAGAATCAACATCCATACGCGACAATGGCACCGCAACAACAAGGCCAATATGTGCCAGCTGGCTATGTACCACCACCCCCACCACCTGGACCGCCACCCCTTGGCCCTCAACAAACATACCACCAACCCAGTGGCTCTATGGCAGGTCATAACGattatggatatggaaacAGTGCTACTTCTCATCAACGTGGTCAATCACAGCAAAGTGCGAGCGATCCTTGGGCTGGACTTAATGCATGGAAGTGA